In Campylobacter sp. RM16187, the DNA window TGAGAGATGAGACTACGGGAGAGATAGATCCGACAAGACCGATAGAAAATATCATTATCCCACCGGGACTTACTACTCCTGCTCGCGCTACTACCGAAATAGCATTAAAAGCTAACCTTGATAGCGGCGATGACGTAGGGACGAAAAAAATTCCTATCTACCAACTTGATCAATACAGTCGCTGGGTTGAGAAATCTCCTATTGATAATATTAAAACAGACAATGAAATACATGATGAAAATAATGTTGGAGAAGATGAGTTTTATGTAACAAAAACTGGTGAACAAAGACTAAGAGAAAGAGGAGCAGATCTAGGAGTGTTATTTAATAATGATGGAGACGCTTATAATCTAAGAGATGGTCAAGGCATTTGGATAAGCTACTCTGATGCTAAGACAAAAGCATTGAACGTAGGTGCTGACCCACTTGGAAATTTTGCAGCTCCACAAACGCTTGATATTGTTTTAAATGGAGAAAATATAAAACTAGGCAATATTAAGAATATTAGCCAGTTAGCAGCTGCAATAAATGAGAAATATAATAAAACAGGTGTTGAAGCAAGCGTAACTAATGGAAATCAACTTGTATTAACCAATAGAAATAATTTAGGAGCATCAGTTGAAAATAAAAATATAAAACTTGTAGCAAATACAGCTATAGGAGATTTAGTTACTACAAATATCATTACAGCTTATCAATATACTTATAGCAAAACAAGGACAAATTCAACTCATACTTATAACGACTCTACAGAGAGAAAAGTTACAACTACAGAAGATTTAAGAGAAGCTATGCAAAAAGATGCAAGACTTTGGGTAAATTATATTGGAGAAAAAGTCGGCAATGAAGCTGATGGCACGCCTAAACAAACAGATTTTACAGATAAAATAGCAGATAATAAAAACGATGGTGTAGAAGTAACTGTAAACGAATATGGTCAATTTCAGATAAAAAACCCAAAAGGCGATGCTTTTAATGAAGATGACACAGATGCAACTGATGGCACAATAGATCCTGGAACTAATACTCCAAAACCTACTGCAAACAATGACACTGATGTTAATGACCACAATATGTATCTAACTATAACAGGTCTAAACAATGCCAAAAATAACGTCACTGAAAATATCGGATTTAAAAAAACTATGGCAGTCTTAGCAGGCTCATTAAGCACAGGTGAATCAAAGCGTGTAACAGATAGCCTACATATGGCAAGCCATAGCTCAAGCATAGATGTATTTGATAGCCTTGGTGCAAAACACAATGTAAAGCTTGATTTTACAAAACGAGCATATACTGAAAACAATGGAACAGAATGGACGATGATCATCCAAGTTGCAGAGCCAAATAAGATAAATTTTGACGGCAAACCTGAAAACGTAACAACAGGATATATTAGATTTAACGCCGACGGTTCGCTTGGCACATATAGCCCTGCCAGTATCACATTTGGCGCGGCAAATGGCTCTTCGGCAGGTCAGCATATAGAGCTAAATTTAGGCGATACAATGGGCTTTACTGGAATGACAAGCTATGATAACGATTCAGCAACTGCAAATATCAGCCAAGACGGTTATACAGGAGGCGAGTTAAACGGACTTAGAATAGATGAGTCAGGCACGCTTGTAGGCACATTTACAAACGGTAGAAGCTTGGGACTTGCGCAAGTTGCGGTGGCTAAATTTACAAATAATGAAGGTCTAACAAGCGAAGGTGGTAATTTATTTGCAATGACTGCAAACTCTGGAGATCCTATAATAGGTGCTGCTAATACCTCCGGACGCGGCAAAATTTCAGCTTCAAGCTTAGAGATGAGTAACGTAGATCTAAGCCGCTCGCTAACTCAGCTAATTGTAGTTCAACGCGGATTTCAAGCTAACTCAAAGACAATAACTACAAGCAACGAGATGCTAAATACACTCTTACAGCTTAAAAATTAATCTATCTATTTTTCTACTCTTGTGGGGCTAATATAACGCCCCCAAATTTAACCCGAATTTCATCAATTTTTAGCTAAATTTACGAGATTAAATTTCATAAATAAAGAGCTAAAATGCAAGTAACACTTCTAAATTTCACTCCGCTTAATATCTGCTCGCACGCGATTCGTACCTGCTGGCAAAGCTTTGATAAGGGCGATAACGGCGGCGAAAAAGATATCGAACTCATCGACCGAGTGGGGAATAAATTTAAGCATGCAAGCACGCTTGAGCATCTTTATTATAACTTTTACATCCAAGGAATTTCGCGCGCACTGCTTCAAGAGCTAGCTCGTCACCGCATAGCAAGCTTAAGCGTGAAATCAACTCGCTACACGCTAAAAGAGCTTAGAAACGAGGCGAAATTTGAGCTTGGCGACTTTGAAAACGCAAGCAGATACATCGTGTTAACAGGAAATGAACTAATCGATAACGCAAGCATAAGGGCACTTGATAATCTGCGCGAAATTTTAGCCACTACTACAACTAGCCTTGATATCGTCAAATACTGCCTACCGGAGTGCTATAAAACGGAATTAACATGGAGTATAAATGCTAGAAGTTTGCAAAATTTCTTATCTTTAAGAAGCTCCAAATCCGCCCTTTGGGAAATACGTGATCTAGCTCATAAAATTTATGGCGCATTGCCTGATGAACATAAATTTATTTATGAAAATCATATCGTAAATAATGAAAAGTCGGAGTAAAAATGATCACAAGGGATAGTGAATATATCAAATCTTTAGTCCTAGAATTTATAAAATATTCAAATGAAACTGAATGGATAGAATTTAAAGAAGATAACAAAGATCCACATCTAATAGGAGAATATATTAGTGCTCTATCAAATTCAGCTACTTTAAATAACAAACCAAATGCATATATAATTTGGGGAGTAAATGATAAAACTCATGAGATAATAGGAACAACCTTTAAACCATCAACAGCTAAAAAAGGTAATGAAAATTTGGATAATTGGATATTAAGACTACTTGAACCAAAAATAGACTATAAATTTTATGAAATTTCTATTGACAATAAAAATATTGTTTTACTAGAAATAGCATCGGCTGATAAACATCCAGTATCTTTTGAGGGTAAAGAATATATAAGACTTGGCGAAAACAAGAAAAAGTTGAGAGAACTACCAGAAAAAGAAAAAGAGCTTTGGAGGGCGTTTGATAAAACTCCTTTTGAAAAGCAAATAGCAACAAACAACCTTAATGATATAGAAATTTTAGATTTATTGGATTATCCAAAATATTTTGAACTATTAAAATTGCCATTGCCTGATAGTAAAAAATATATAATTGATTTTCTTGCCAAAGATGAAATGATAATTAAATTAGATAATGGTAAATA includes these proteins:
- the thyX gene encoding FAD-dependent thymidylate synthase, which produces MQVTLLNFTPLNICSHAIRTCWQSFDKGDNGGEKDIELIDRVGNKFKHASTLEHLYYNFYIQGISRALLQELARHRIASLSVKSTRYTLKELRNEAKFELGDFENASRYIVLTGNELIDNASIRALDNLREILATTTTSLDIVKYCLPECYKTELTWSINARSLQNFLSLRSSKSALWEIRDLAHKIYGALPDEHKFIYENHIVNNEKSE
- the flgE gene encoding flagellar hook protein FlgE, which encodes MMRSLWSGVTGLQAHQIAMDVEGNNIANVNTIGFKYSRANFDDLIYQTSRVSTAPQNKHGGLNSMQVGLGTQVNTTTKIFKQGSLQTTDKQTDIALQGDGFFIVSPDGGKTRLYTRNGDFSRDSVGNFVDNGGHIVQGWMRDETTGEIDPTRPIENIIIPPGLTTPARATTEIALKANLDSGDDVGTKKIPIYQLDQYSRWVEKSPIDNIKTDNEIHDENNVGEDEFYVTKTGEQRLRERGADLGVLFNNDGDAYNLRDGQGIWISYSDAKTKALNVGADPLGNFAAPQTLDIVLNGENIKLGNIKNISQLAAAINEKYNKTGVEASVTNGNQLVLTNRNNLGASVENKNIKLVANTAIGDLVTTNIITAYQYTYSKTRTNSTHTYNDSTERKVTTTEDLREAMQKDARLWVNYIGEKVGNEADGTPKQTDFTDKIADNKNDGVEVTVNEYGQFQIKNPKGDAFNEDDTDATDGTIDPGTNTPKPTANNDTDVNDHNMYLTITGLNNAKNNVTENIGFKKTMAVLAGSLSTGESKRVTDSLHMASHSSSIDVFDSLGAKHNVKLDFTKRAYTENNGTEWTMIIQVAEPNKINFDGKPENVTTGYIRFNADGSLGTYSPASITFGAANGSSAGQHIELNLGDTMGFTGMTSYDNDSATANISQDGYTGGELNGLRIDESGTLVGTFTNGRSLGLAQVAVAKFTNNEGLTSEGGNLFAMTANSGDPIIGAANTSGRGKISASSLEMSNVDLSRSLTQLIVVQRGFQANSKTITTSNEMLNTLLQLKN